From Oscillospiraceae bacterium CM, a single genomic window includes:
- a CDS encoding thioredoxin domain-containing protein, with translation MSERNHINKLINEKSPYLLQHARNPVDWYPWGDAAFKKARQEDKPIFLSIGYSTCHWCHVMERESFEDDEVAAILNDAFVAVKVDREERPDIDAVYMTVCQALTGQGGWPMTVLLTPEKKPFFAGTYFPKESRFGMNGLVEILLTVKDLWKNKREQLERMGTEIQKNITGGKQRKAGELTRRAITNAFEMFRASFDGAFGGFGHAPKFPTPHNLLFLLRYAVLEGNQNALDMVEMTLRQMYRGGIFDHIGYGFSRYSTDNKWLVPHFEKMLYDNALLTLAYLEAYQVTHKKFYRSVADKILLYVQRELAAPGGGFYSAQDADSDGAEGRYYVLTPDDVLTVLGHDDGDYFCSYFDITENGNFEHASIANLIENEAYDKPDDRIDALLPALRSFRLSRTTLFKDDKILTSWNALMIAAFAKAYQVTGNASYRESAESAATFIIEKLTTTDGHLMVRYRDNDAAGTGFLDDYAFFAFALLMLYDATFDVTHLEEAVKTAEMMCGLFEDTAEGGFFLYGDDAEELILRPKETFDGAIPSGNAVAAYVLYRLAALTGEPAWQARADRQAAFLAASIQEYPLGHSFGLMAAILALYPTMEVICTMSAPDDAEQLREALADAFVPNTTLLVKTPENAGRINAIVPSVKDYPLRDETLFYVCQNKSCQAPFAGVATLRKRLTENAKSVEK, from the coding sequence ATGTCAGAAAGAAACCATATAAACAAACTCATTAACGAAAAATCACCCTATCTGCTTCAGCACGCGCGCAACCCCGTGGACTGGTACCCATGGGGGGACGCGGCGTTTAAAAAAGCACGACAGGAGGACAAGCCGATTTTTCTATCGATTGGCTATTCCACCTGTCACTGGTGCCATGTTATGGAGCGCGAATCGTTTGAGGACGACGAGGTGGCGGCGATATTAAACGACGCATTCGTCGCCGTCAAGGTTGACAGGGAGGAGCGCCCCGACATCGATGCCGTTTACATGACGGTTTGCCAGGCGCTCACCGGGCAGGGCGGCTGGCCGATGACCGTTTTGTTGACGCCAGAGAAAAAACCCTTCTTTGCCGGAACGTATTTTCCGAAGGAGAGCCGCTTTGGAATGAACGGCCTTGTTGAAATTCTTTTGACGGTGAAAGACCTTTGGAAAAATAAACGCGAACAACTCGAGCGGATGGGTACGGAGATTCAAAAAAATATCACAGGTGGTAAACAGAGAAAAGCGGGGGAGCTGACGCGACGTGCGATTACGAATGCCTTTGAAATGTTCCGTGCCAGCTTTGACGGTGCTTTCGGCGGCTTCGGCCACGCGCCTAAATTCCCAACGCCGCATAACCTTTTGTTTTTACTGCGGTATGCCGTTCTGGAGGGGAATCAGAATGCGCTTGATATGGTTGAAATGACGCTCCGGCAGATGTATCGCGGCGGCATTTTTGACCATATCGGCTATGGGTTTTCGCGCTATTCGACCGACAACAAATGGCTTGTCCCCCATTTTGAAAAAATGCTGTATGACAACGCCCTCTTAACGCTGGCGTACTTGGAAGCATATCAGGTGACACATAAGAAATTTTACCGCAGCGTTGCCGATAAGATTCTGTTATATGTCCAAAGGGAATTGGCGGCACCGGGCGGGGGATTCTACAGTGCGCAGGACGCTGACAGCGACGGCGCGGAAGGGCGCTACTACGTCCTCACACCCGACGATGTCCTCACTGTTCTCGGACATGACGACGGCGACTATTTTTGCAGCTATTTCGACATCACGGAAAATGGAAACTTTGAGCATGCCAGTATCGCGAATCTGATCGAAAATGAAGCTTACGACAAACCGGATGATCGGATTGACGCCCTCCTTCCCGCGCTGCGGTCATTCCGCTTGAGCAGAACAACGCTTTTTAAAGATGATAAAATCCTTACATCGTGGAACGCGTTGATGATTGCGGCGTTTGCCAAGGCGTATCAAGTGACGGGAAACGCATCCTATCGCGAATCGGCCGAATCGGCGGCTACGTTTATCATAGAAAAGCTGACAACTACGGACGGGCATCTTATGGTGCGCTATCGTGACAACGATGCCGCCGGAACGGGGTTTTTAGACGACTATGCGTTTTTCGCTTTCGCATTGCTAATGCTGTATGATGCGACGTTTGACGTGACGCATCTTGAAGAGGCTGTGAAAACGGCGGAAATGATGTGTGGCTTGTTTGAAGACACGGCTGAAGGTGGGTTCTTCCTTTACGGGGACGACGCGGAAGAACTGATCCTGCGGCCGAAGGAGACGTTTGACGGGGCAATCCCCTCCGGCAACGCCGTTGCGGCATATGTCCTGTATCGGCTTGCCGCCCTGACGGGTGAACCGGCATGGCAGGCGCGCGCTGACCGGCAGGCGGCTTTTTTAGCCGCATCGATACAGGAGTACCCGCTTGGACACAGCTTTGGTCTCATGGCTGCGATTTTAGCACTGTATCCGACGATGGAAGTGATCTGCACAATGAGCGCGCCGGACGACGCAGAGCAGCTAAGAGAAGCACTGGCCGACGCTTTTGTGCCAAACACGACACTGCTCGTCAAAACGCCGGAGAACGCCGGACGTATAAATGCAATCGTGCCGTCTGTCAAAGATTATCCGTTAAGAGACGAAACCCTTTTCTATGTCTGTCAAAACAAAAGCTGCCAAGCACCGTTTGCGGGTGTCGCCACACTGCGAAAACGACTAACGGAAAATGCAAAGTCGGTTGAGAAATAA
- the atpF gene encoding F0F1 ATP synthase subunit B has protein sequence MEGLHPSDILIHIINVLILFILLRVILFKPVSAFLAARSAKVEAQLKDAETKQNEALEMKASYEHHIETYEEEGREIIRHSQVKASQEAQEIVKDARGQAERLMTDAHERIAAEKAQAIAEARTEVALLATEIAARILKREVSAVDNKAVAEDFFREMR, from the coding sequence ATGGAAGGTCTGCATCCTTCTGACATCCTGATACACATCATCAACGTCCTCATATTGTTCATTCTGCTGCGGGTGATTTTGTTCAAGCCCGTCAGCGCGTTTCTGGCGGCACGGTCGGCGAAGGTGGAAGCCCAGCTGAAGGACGCCGAGACGAAGCAGAACGAAGCGCTCGAGATGAAGGCCTCGTATGAGCATCATATCGAGACGTATGAGGAAGAAGGCCGGGAAATCATTCGACACAGCCAGGTCAAGGCGTCACAGGAAGCCCAGGAGATCGTCAAGGACGCCCGCGGGCAGGCTGAGCGCCTGATGACCGACGCGCACGAGCGGATCGCCGCCGAGAAGGCCCAGGCGATCGCGGAGGCGCGCACGGAGGTGGCGCTTTTGGCGACGGAAATCGCCGCGCGCATTTTAAAGCGTGAGGTGAGCGCAGTCGATAACAAGGCCGTCGCGGAAGACTTTTTCCGTGAGATGAGGTAG
- a CDS encoding ABC transporter ATP-binding protein, which produces MPILECLGLSKAYGRKKALSNVNLTVEQGRIVGLLGPNGSGKTTLIKLCNNLLTPSGGNLLIGGAAPGIKTKSLVSYLPEQTYLNDWMRVRDMIAFFADFYADFDHAKALDMLKSLHIDEGDRLKTLSKGTKEKVQLILVMSRQAQLYLLDEPIGGVDPAARDYILNTIIKNYNPEASVIISTHLISDIERVLDDVIFLKDGEVVLTSSVDAIRAEKGVSVDALFREVFRC; this is translated from the coding sequence ATGCCCATTTTGGAGTGTCTCGGTTTATCAAAAGCCTACGGCCGCAAAAAGGCTCTCAGCAACGTCAATCTCACTGTCGAACAGGGGCGGATTGTCGGCCTCCTCGGCCCGAACGGCAGCGGAAAGACAACGCTTATTAAGCTTTGCAATAATTTGCTGACACCATCAGGCGGGAACCTTCTCATTGGCGGTGCTGCCCCCGGCATTAAAACAAAATCCCTTGTCTCGTACCTTCCGGAGCAAACATACTTAAACGACTGGATGCGCGTGCGGGACATGATCGCCTTTTTCGCCGACTTCTACGCGGATTTTGACCATGCCAAAGCGCTTGACATGTTAAAAAGTCTCCACATCGACGAAGGCGATCGCCTGAAAACCCTGTCAAAAGGGACAAAGGAGAAGGTTCAGCTTATCCTTGTCATGTCGCGCCAAGCGCAGCTGTACCTGCTTGACGAGCCAATCGGCGGCGTTGACCCGGCAGCTCGCGACTATATTCTGAACACCATCATCAAAAACTACAACCCAGAAGCGTCGGTTATTATCTCAACACATCTTATTTCGGACATTGAGCGGGTGCTTGACGATGTCATTTTTCTGAAGGACGGCGAAGTTGTGCTAACGTCATCCGTTGACGCCATTCGGGCGGAAAAAGGCGTTTCGGTCGACGCGCTGTTCAGGGAGGTATTCAGATGTTAG
- a CDS encoding F0F1 ATP synthase subunit A codes for MSDNYTIIISILALVGGYVWRRRVVAVIAGAEKPTKGQKRNRTLATLVTVIGGYLLLTKLIELVFGPQEAKPLEVAIAPERVELFGHSVSSTVVTSWVIIAVLVVIAILLRVFVLTRLKDTPRGAQNVLELMIETVTSYTKSSAHGVGEFMASYIFTVAIFLVGCACAEPFGVRTPSSDITLTGALAILTFFIINYYGIKVKGVGGRIKSLASPTPVVFPIRIVTDLAVPVSLASRLFGNMLGGLVVMDLLYSALGGYALGIPSVAGLYFNVFHPLIQAFIFVTLTLTFINEATE; via the coding sequence ATGAGTGACAACTATACGATAATAATCTCCATATTAGCCCTTGTAGGCGGGTACGTATGGCGTCGGCGGGTGGTGGCCGTGATTGCGGGCGCGGAGAAGCCGACGAAGGGGCAGAAGCGGAACAGGACGCTGGCGACGCTTGTGACGGTGATTGGCGGCTACTTACTGCTGACGAAGCTGATTGAACTGGTTTTCGGCCCGCAGGAGGCGAAGCCGCTCGAGGTGGCAATTGCGCCGGAGCGCGTCGAGCTATTTGGCCACAGTGTCTCGTCAACCGTTGTGACGTCGTGGGTGATCATCGCGGTGCTTGTGGTCATTGCCATTTTACTGCGCGTTTTCGTACTCACCCGGCTGAAGGACACGCCGCGCGGGGCGCAGAACGTTCTGGAACTCATGATCGAGACGGTCACGAGCTATACGAAGAGCTCGGCGCACGGCGTGGGCGAATTTATGGCCAGCTACATTTTCACGGTAGCGATCTTTCTGGTTGGGTGCGCATGCGCCGAGCCATTTGGCGTTCGGACGCCGTCGTCGGACATCACGCTGACGGGCGCACTGGCGATATTGACGTTTTTTATCATCAACTACTACGGCATCAAGGTCAAGGGCGTGGGCGGGCGCATCAAATCGCTGGCGTCACCGACGCCGGTGGTTTTCCCGATCCGGATTGTAACGGACCTTGCGGTACCGGTCTCACTGGCGAGCCGACTGTTCGGCAACATGCTGGGCGGCCTTGTCGTTATGGATCTTTTGTACTCGGCGCTCGGCGGCTACGCGTTGGGGATACCCAGCGTGGCGGGGCTTTACTTCAACGTGTTTCACCCGTTAATCCAGGCCTTCATTTTTGTCACATTGACATTAACATTCATAAATGAAGCAACAGAATAG
- a CDS encoding GntR family transcriptional regulator, giving the protein MNWHFESDRPIYLQLKEQILLQIVSGSYPAGSRLPPVRDMAAEASVNPNTLQKALSELERDGIVYAQRTSGRFVTEDEKMIAQAKEALASEQLELFLKKMAALGYTRAETLALINKKAKE; this is encoded by the coding sequence ATGAACTGGCATTTTGAAAGTGATCGGCCAATCTATTTGCAGCTCAAAGAGCAAATCCTGCTGCAGATCGTATCCGGCTCGTATCCGGCGGGGTCGCGCCTTCCGCCCGTACGAGATATGGCGGCTGAGGCTTCGGTTAACCCAAACACGCTGCAGAAAGCCCTGTCGGAGCTTGAGCGGGACGGTATCGTCTACGCGCAGCGAACAAGCGGCAGATTTGTAACGGAGGATGAAAAGATGATAGCACAGGCGAAAGAGGCTCTGGCAAGCGAGCAGCTTGAGCTTTTCCTGAAAAAAATGGCGGCGCTCGGCTATACGAGGGCGGAAACGCTCGCGCTTATTAATAAAAAGGCGAAGGAGTGA
- the atpE gene encoding ATP synthase F0 subunit C: MSYLPIGVGLCLFAAALAGLGMGIATGKAVEAVARQPEASGKINGLLLLGLAITESTAIYGFVTALIMLFSLK, from the coding sequence ATGAGTTATTTACCAATCGGTGTAGGACTGTGCCTGTTTGCCGCGGCGCTTGCAGGTCTCGGAATGGGCATTGCCACGGGCAAGGCTGTTGAAGCGGTGGCGCGTCAGCCGGAGGCCTCGGGCAAGATCAACGGCCTTCTGCTTCTTGGTCTGGCGATCACAGAGTCGACGGCGATCTACGGCTTTGTCACAGCGCTCATCATGCTCTTTTCGCTCAAATAA
- a CDS encoding cation-translocating P-type ATPase, whose product MKFYCEEIETVLTETKSTPAGVTASDAEKRLLESGKNKLKEGEKVSLVKRFLMQLADPMIIILLVAAVVSAVTSVLQGESIADVFIILFVVIVNSVLGVFQENKAEKAIEALQQMAAATSKVLRDGKITIVKSEDIVVGDVVLLEAGDAVPADGRILESASLKIEEAALTGESVPVDKFTDAISLGSQTDIPLGDRKNMVYMGSTVVYGRGSAVITAIAMDTEMGKIADALTQAKESRTPLQIQLSQLSKILTYLVLGICAVIFAVGLLRDGTAQLLPTFMVAVSLAVAAIPEGLVAVVTIVLSIGVTRMSHRNAIIRRLTAVETLGCAQIICSDKTGTLTQNKMTVVDAYTSDVALLASAMALCSDAELTEEGGVTGEPTEAALVVWANKMGLSKDQLRIDTPRIGEAPFDSVRKMMSTVHLHSDGSVVQFTKGAPDELLKNCSHILKDGEMHVLNEQAKADILLANKNMADRALRVLAAAKKTYQTEPARFEADDLEHDLCFIGLVGMIDPVRPEVKAAIDKCRSAGIRPIMITGDHIDTAVAIATELGILTEETTAIIGSALGDMRDEDFARQFQNIAVYARVQPEHKVRIVNAWRGAGFVTAMTGDGVNDAPSIKSADIGVGMGITGTDVTKNVADMVLADDNFATIVSAVEEGRRIYDNIRKVIQFLLSSNMSEVISIFVATLLGFAILKPVHLLWINLVTDSIPAMALGLEKAEPNLMSRSARSPRDGVFAGGMGFDIAYQGIVVALLTLAAYFIGHFMEAGRWEIANSADGTTMAFLTMSMAEIFHSFNMRSRRESIFTLRTNNKILNWAGIASLALTSLVIYVPFLATAFEFEHISLNEYVTALVLAALIIPIVELVKLIQRKSKKTA is encoded by the coding sequence TTGAAATTTTACTGTGAAGAAATTGAAACCGTCCTGACGGAGACGAAGAGCACGCCAGCGGGCGTGACGGCTTCCGATGCCGAAAAAAGGCTTCTCGAGTCTGGGAAAAACAAGCTTAAAGAAGGCGAAAAGGTCTCTCTCGTCAAGCGTTTTTTGATGCAGCTTGCCGACCCGATGATCATCATCCTGCTTGTCGCCGCCGTTGTCTCTGCCGTCACATCGGTACTGCAGGGCGAAAGCATCGCCGATGTCTTTATCATATTGTTCGTCGTTATTGTCAATTCCGTTCTCGGTGTTTTTCAGGAAAATAAGGCCGAAAAGGCTATCGAGGCCCTGCAGCAAATGGCGGCGGCCACAAGCAAGGTCCTCCGGGACGGTAAAATCACCATCGTCAAAAGTGAGGACATCGTCGTCGGTGACGTTGTTTTGCTGGAAGCAGGTGACGCCGTACCGGCGGACGGGCGCATTCTGGAGAGCGCCAGCCTAAAAATAGAAGAGGCCGCGCTGACGGGCGAAAGCGTTCCGGTTGACAAATTCACCGACGCGATTTCACTTGGCAGTCAAACCGACATTCCGCTCGGCGACCGGAAAAACATGGTTTACATGGGCTCTACCGTTGTCTATGGCCGCGGCTCGGCTGTCATCACCGCCATTGCCATGGATACGGAAATGGGCAAAATTGCCGATGCGCTCACGCAGGCAAAGGAAAGCCGCACGCCGCTGCAAATTCAGCTGTCCCAGCTGAGCAAAATCCTGACATATCTTGTGCTCGGCATCTGCGCCGTGATCTTCGCTGTCGGGCTGCTGCGTGACGGCACCGCCCAGCTTCTGCCGACCTTCATGGTTGCCGTTTCACTGGCTGTCGCCGCCATCCCGGAAGGCCTTGTGGCTGTCGTAACGATCGTTTTGTCAATCGGCGTCACGCGCATGAGCCACCGCAATGCCATCATCCGCCGCCTGACCGCCGTTGAAACGCTGGGCTGCGCTCAAATTATCTGTTCCGACAAAACCGGAACGCTCACGCAGAACAAAATGACGGTCGTTGACGCCTATACAAGCGACGTTGCACTCCTTGCCTCAGCGATGGCGCTGTGTAGCGACGCCGAACTGACGGAGGAGGGCGGCGTCACCGGCGAGCCGACGGAAGCCGCCCTTGTCGTCTGGGCAAACAAAATGGGCCTAAGCAAAGACCAGCTCCGGATTGATACGCCAAGGATCGGTGAAGCGCCGTTTGATTCCGTACGAAAAATGATGAGCACCGTTCATCTCCATTCGGACGGGAGCGTCGTGCAGTTTACAAAAGGCGCGCCGGACGAGCTTTTGAAAAACTGTTCGCATATCCTGAAAGACGGCGAAATGCATGTACTGAATGAACAGGCCAAGGCGGATATTCTCCTGGCCAATAAAAATATGGCCGACCGCGCGCTGCGCGTGCTTGCCGCCGCGAAAAAAACATATCAAACCGAACCGGCGCGCTTTGAAGCGGATGATCTGGAGCACGACTTGTGCTTCATCGGGCTCGTCGGCATGATTGACCCCGTACGTCCGGAGGTCAAGGCAGCGATCGATAAATGCCGCAGCGCCGGTATCCGCCCCATCATGATCACCGGCGACCATATCGACACGGCCGTCGCCATCGCCACTGAGCTGGGGATTTTGACAGAGGAGACGACCGCCATTATCGGCAGCGCGCTGGGTGATATGCGCGACGAGGATTTTGCGCGCCAGTTCCAAAATATTGCCGTCTACGCCCGTGTCCAGCCCGAGCATAAAGTCCGTATTGTCAACGCCTGGCGCGGCGCAGGCTTCGTCACCGCCATGACCGGTGACGGTGTCAATGACGCGCCCAGCATCAAATCCGCCGATATTGGCGTGGGTATGGGCATTACCGGTACCGACGTAACGAAAAACGTGGCGGACATGGTACTGGCCGACGATAACTTTGCCACCATCGTCAGCGCCGTTGAAGAAGGCCGCCGGATTTATGACAATATCCGAAAAGTCATTCAATTCCTTCTCAGCTCGAATATGAGCGAGGTTATTAGCATATTTGTCGCAACGCTGCTAGGTTTTGCAATCCTCAAGCCGGTCCATCTTCTCTGGATTAATCTCGTGACCGACAGTATCCCGGCAATGGCGCTCGGTTTAGAAAAGGCGGAGCCAAATCTCATGTCTCGTTCTGCCCGCTCACCAAGAGACGGCGTATTTGCCGGCGGTATGGGCTTTGATATCGCCTATCAGGGTATCGTCGTCGCGCTCTTAACGCTTGCCGCCTATTTCATCGGTCATTTCATGGAAGCGGGTCGGTGGGAAATTGCCAACAGCGCCGACGGTACGACAATGGCTTTTCTGACAATGAGCATGGCTGAGATTTTCCACAGCTTTAATATGCGCTCCCGCCGCGAAAGTATCTTTACTTTGAGAACGAACAACAAAATTCTCAACTGGGCCGGTATCGCGAGCCTGGCGCTGACGTCCCTTGTCATTTATGTGCCATTTTTGGCAACGGCTTTTGAGTTTGAGCACATCAGCCTAAACGAATACGTCACGGCGCTCGTTTTGGCCGCTTTGATCATCCCGATTGTTGAACTCGTTAAGCTGATTCAGAGAAAATCCAAAAAAACAGCATAA
- a CDS encoding DUF4153 domain-containing protein, giving the protein MISAIKRRLSGLTDSVGRYPVTVVFLIAAAVMTGLMIHDGRDLVKMTLTCAVGAAALAAAQSAYERFFIGAIWRTTLFAAGLLVTALFYLSIFRLPTDTAETAVRAVVSIATLLIAYIWLGVVGSRIGFNDSFMAAFKALAQALFFSGVLFLGCAAIIAAVDLLILPVHENAYPYTADFVFIVFLPMLFLSLVPIYPGRGGTTEDRDTARQALVEKRTSCPRFLEVLLTYIVIPLAAVFTFILVIYIFMNIGGKFWTNDLLEPLLISYSITVLILTLLVGRLENKFATLFKMIFPKVLVLIALFQTVASVLQAADAGVTFSRYFVILFGVFSVFSGIVLSGWPVWKSGAIAACFLVLATISMVPPIDAFTVSRNSQIQVMTAVLEKNGMLTDGKIQPNGNIPEEDKARLTTALQYLASTNEITAVTYLPAGFSPYDDASFYNVFGFHFYEIDRPTEQYVSVSYDFSDMITVAGYDVVTQNVMSAPALTEKTGATNAAAFEVNSITYRMETNGSEMQLRLLDSNGKTLLVFDASTIRARFDKLTRYDNNLSLDEATFTTENDKAALKIVIQNAGFTRGQAANDFYAQMLVCINIK; this is encoded by the coding sequence ATGATTTCTGCGATCAAGCGCCGATTAAGCGGCCTGACCGACTCTGTAGGGCGATATCCCGTCACGGTTGTATTTCTCATTGCCGCAGCCGTCATGACAGGCCTGATGATCCACGACGGCCGGGACCTCGTCAAAATGACACTGACATGCGCCGTCGGCGCGGCAGCACTTGCCGCGGCTCAATCGGCCTACGAGCGATTTTTTATCGGTGCCATATGGCGCACGACGCTTTTTGCCGCCGGACTTTTAGTAACGGCGCTGTTTTACCTGTCCATCTTCCGGCTGCCGACTGACACAGCTGAAACGGCAGTGCGCGCCGTTGTTTCAATTGCCACGCTGCTGATTGCTTACATTTGGCTCGGCGTCGTCGGCAGCCGTATCGGGTTTAACGACAGCTTTATGGCGGCCTTCAAAGCTTTGGCGCAGGCCCTGTTTTTCTCGGGCGTGCTTTTTCTGGGGTGTGCGGCGATTATCGCGGCGGTTGACCTATTGATCCTGCCGGTTCACGAGAACGCTTATCCCTATACGGCTGATTTCGTATTTATCGTGTTTTTGCCAATGCTCTTTTTATCGCTTGTGCCCATTTATCCCGGACGGGGCGGTACGACGGAGGATCGTGATACGGCGCGGCAAGCGCTCGTCGAAAAGCGGACGAGCTGCCCAAGGTTTCTGGAGGTTTTGCTCACCTATATCGTCATACCGCTGGCGGCCGTATTTACCTTCATTCTTGTCATCTATATTTTTATGAATATTGGCGGCAAGTTCTGGACGAATGACCTTTTAGAACCGCTGCTGATATCCTATTCGATCACGGTGCTGATCCTCACGCTTCTTGTTGGCAGGCTAGAAAACAAGTTCGCGACGCTGTTTAAAATGATTTTCCCAAAAGTCCTCGTCCTGATTGCGCTTTTTCAGACGGTTGCCTCCGTTCTTCAGGCGGCCGACGCGGGCGTAACCTTTTCGCGATATTTTGTCATCCTGTTCGGGGTGTTTTCCGTCTTTTCAGGAATCGTTCTGAGTGGCTGGCCTGTTTGGAAAAGCGGCGCGATAGCGGCGTGTTTTCTGGTGCTGGCTACTATTTCAATGGTTCCACCGATTGACGCGTTTACCGTCAGCCGCAACAGCCAAATACAAGTGATGACGGCGGTGCTGGAGAAAAACGGCATGCTGACAGATGGAAAAATACAGCCCAACGGCAATATTCCGGAGGAGGACAAGGCGCGACTGACGACGGCGCTGCAATATCTCGCCTCAACAAACGAAATTACAGCCGTGACATACCTGCCCGCCGGATTCAGCCCATACGACGATGCATCGTTTTATAATGTCTTTGGGTTTCATTTCTATGAAATCGACAGGCCGACAGAGCAATATGTCAGCGTCTCGTACGATTTCTCCGACATGATTACTGTTGCCGGATACGACGTCGTCACACAAAACGTGATGTCAGCGCCTGCCTTGACGGAAAAAACAGGAGCAACAAATGCCGCCGCATTTGAAGTTAACAGCATAACGTATCGTATGGAAACAAACGGCAGCGAGATGCAACTGCGGCTTTTGGATTCCAATGGGAAAACGCTTCTTGTCTTCGATGCATCGACAATCCGCGCCCGGTTTGATAAGCTCACGCGTTATGACAACAACCTCTCGCTTGACGAGGCGACCTTTACGACTGAAAACGACAAAGCTGCGCTGAAGATCGTCATCCAGAACGCCGGTTTTACCCGCGGGCAGGCGGCCAATGACTTTTACGCACAGATGCTCGTGTGTATCAACATCAAATAA